One region of uncultured Methanolobus sp. genomic DNA includes:
- a CDS encoding DUF5806 family protein: protein MNKYQKFKKMDNKSYSDVTRFLKETTHLTAREWVISRMCADFKNLSNHSEMTWIGEKLPELVPFMDEQYSRQEVSNARASFKKKVQRSGTTFFYAYYAGLIAQEEMLQIIHQMVKDIKKLMDTEGSEVPEEHATEVQMLVAEVLRNINESLDEEYY from the coding sequence ATGAACAAGTATCAGAAATTCAAAAAAATGGATAACAAAAGTTATTCCGATGTAACTCGATTTTTAAAAGAAACTACTCATCTTACAGCACGCGAATGGGTAATCTCCCGAATGTGTGCAGATTTCAAGAATCTCTCCAATCATTCAGAAATGACGTGGATAGGTGAGAAACTCCCGGAACTTGTTCCCTTCATGGATGAACAGTATTCCCGACAGGAAGTTTCAAACGCACGTGCTTCATTTAAGAAAAAAGTCCAGCGCAGTGGCACAACATTCTTTTACGCATATTATGCCGGTCTTATCGCACAGGAAGAAATGCTGCAGATAATCCATCAGATGGTAAAAGATATCAAAAAACTAATGGACACCGAAGGCAGCGAAGTTCCCGAGGAACATGCAACTGAGGTTCAGATGCTTGTTGCCGAAGTGCTGAGAAATATAAATGAATCTCTGGATGAAGAATATTATTGA
- a CDS encoding tetrahydromethanopterin S-methyltransferase subunit F: MAEEEYGKGVPMVITPQMGPIEAVVEDIRYRAQLIARNQKLDSGVSATGVAGFIAGFLFAIVMVVIIPMFAWKVM; this comes from the coding sequence ATGGCAGAAGAAGAATATGGAAAAGGCGTACCAATGGTAATTACCCCACAAATGGGACCCATTGAGGCTGTAGTCGAGGATATCCGTTACAGAGCCCAGCTCATTGCAAGGAACCAGAAACTTGACTCTGGTGTTTCCGCAACAGGTGTAGCTGGATTTATTGCAGGATTCCTATTTGCAATCGTAATGGTAGTTATCATCCCTATGTTCGCTTGGAAGGTGATGTAA
- a CDS encoding preprotein translocase subunit Sec61beta, producing MAQKKSSGNGLMSSAGLMRYYEADKKAIHVDPKTVVLIGIGIGIAILILDANFGMWPVV from the coding sequence ATGGCGCAAAAGAAATCCAGTGGCAATGGCTTGATGTCATCTGCCGGCCTTATGAGATATTATGAAGCTGACAAAAAAGCAATACATGTAGACCCTAAAACAGTGGTTCTTATTGGAATTGGCATTGGCATTGCTATTTTAATACTTGATGCAAACTTCGGAATGTGGCCAGTAGTATAA
- a CDS encoding DUF5402 family protein, translating to MTIIDTLAKNRGELENNLRNLLAKPVFLIEMDAFALPCGCKGLTINTRGLQYDDLEIFEEHINEYLKKTSENLEVEPSFLFARLVPGTAEVASLNSRLLCNRCYMDFARGTGKKPRPDIYILNFLRKE from the coding sequence ATGACAATTATAGATACACTGGCAAAGAACCGTGGTGAACTTGAGAACAATCTAAGAAACCTACTCGCAAAGCCGGTATTCCTTATTGAAATGGATGCTTTTGCCCTTCCATGCGGATGCAAGGGCCTGACAATTAATACCAGAGGATTACAGTATGATGATCTGGAGATCTTTGAGGAACATATTAATGAGTATCTGAAAAAGACTTCCGAGAATCTGGAGGTAGAACCTTCTTTCCTGTTTGCAAGACTTGTGCCGGGTACGGCAGAAGTGGCATCACTTAACAGCAGATTGCTATGCAACAGGTGTTACATGGATTTTGCCAGGGGCACCGGTAAAAAGCCAAGACCGGACATATATATACTTAACTTCCTGCGCAAGGAATAA
- a CDS encoding peptidase U32 family protein, producing MKLYAPHVGHLEALEELLTGSKDIYGIYMAGTPDYVGTGRTNLSSPGLEEIAEQTARAHEDNVKMEVVLNSSCMGGQHLTPEGYNRVNWYFTQLHNIGVDAVTVAEPYFIEMLSKDFGMEVVVSVLSFVDSPQKAEFYEQLGADTIVIDPVINRDFEKLEAIRDSVSCDLKLLVNEGCLYQCPFRYAHFNFFSHANGPGPKLNVLDDYYYYKCLSLRISDPQQLIKSPWIRPEDLKEYKHITDTFKIGGRTHFPNWILNNVQAYANESYDGNLMDLLDCPRDIRDLFYIPNKELDGAINQWKQCSRVCSKCGYCKRLAEKIIKVYTADGCGNILKPLKS from the coding sequence ATGAAACTGTATGCGCCACACGTAGGACATCTTGAAGCACTTGAGGAACTGCTTACGGGTTCCAAAGACATCTATGGGATCTACATGGCAGGCACACCTGATTATGTGGGTACCGGGAGAACTAACCTCAGTTCGCCGGGACTTGAAGAGATTGCCGAGCAGACAGCGCGTGCCCATGAAGATAATGTGAAAATGGAAGTGGTTCTGAACAGTTCATGCATGGGTGGCCAGCACCTTACCCCTGAAGGATATAACAGGGTTAACTGGTATTTTACACAGCTCCATAACATCGGTGTTGATGCAGTAACTGTTGCCGAACCTTATTTTATAGAAATGCTATCAAAAGATTTTGGCATGGAAGTCGTTGTTTCAGTACTTTCCTTTGTGGATTCTCCGCAAAAGGCTGAGTTCTATGAACAACTTGGTGCTGACACTATAGTAATAGATCCTGTGATTAACAGGGATTTTGAAAAACTTGAAGCAATAAGAGATTCTGTGTCCTGTGACCTGAAACTTCTGGTAAACGAAGGTTGTCTTTACCAGTGTCCGTTCAGATATGCGCATTTCAATTTCTTTTCCCATGCCAATGGCCCGGGACCAAAACTGAATGTTCTGGATGATTATTATTACTACAAGTGCCTATCACTCCGGATCAGTGACCCTCAGCAACTTATCAAGTCTCCATGGATAAGGCCTGAAGACCTGAAAGAATACAAACACATTACAGATACTTTCAAGATCGGAGGAAGGACACACTTCCCTAACTGGATACTTAACAATGTGCAGGCTTATGCAAATGAGTCATACGATGGCAACCTTATGGACCTGCTTGATTGTCCGAGGGATATCCGCGACCTGTTCTATATTCCTAACAAAGAGCTTGATGGTGCCATCAACCAGTGGAAACAATGCAGTAGAGTATGTAGCAAATGCGGATATTGTAAAAGGCTTGCAGAGAAGATAATCAAAGTATATACTGCAGATGGATGCGGGAATATACTAAAACCCCTTAAATCTTAA
- the mtrA gene encoding tetrahydromethanopterin S-methyltransferase subunit A, producing MADKREPAVGWPILKGEYDVGDVNNCVAVVTCGSHLEAGPQLDAGACLTGPCKTENLGLEKVVAHVISNPNIRFLIVTGSEVKGHITGEAIVKIHENGVKDNRIVGASGAIPYVENLSEEAIARFQEQVECINLIGTEDMGAITGKIKEYAAKDPGAFDADPMVLEVGDGGGDDENEAGGLKPMAAELATVRSRILSINKEMMAIGNLNKFHSGVHAGKVEGIMIGLAITLSLLGMLLFGGQ from the coding sequence ATGGCAGACAAAAGAGAACCAGCAGTCGGATGGCCAATACTTAAAGGTGAATACGATGTTGGCGATGTCAACAACTGTGTTGCAGTCGTAACATGTGGTTCACACCTTGAAGCAGGTCCACAACTGGATGCAGGCGCATGTCTGACAGGTCCATGTAAGACAGAGAACCTTGGTCTTGAGAAAGTAGTTGCACACGTAATATCAAATCCTAATATCAGATTCCTCATTGTAACAGGTTCTGAAGTAAAGGGCCACATTACCGGTGAAGCAATTGTCAAGATCCATGAAAATGGTGTCAAAGACAACAGGATCGTCGGTGCATCAGGTGCTATTCCCTACGTAGAGAACCTTTCAGAAGAGGCAATTGCAAGATTCCAGGAACAGGTCGAATGTATCAATTTGATTGGTACGGAGGACATGGGTGCAATTACCGGAAAGATCAAGGAATATGCAGCAAAGGACCCGGGAGCTTTCGATGCGGATCCAATGGTACTTGAAGTAGGAGATGGCGGCGGAGACGATGAAAACGAAGCTGGCGGACTTAAGCCAATGGCAGCTGAACTTGCAACCGTCAGGAGCAGGATACTGAGCATCAACAAGGAAATGATGGCAATCGGTAACCTCAACAAATTCCACTCCGGGGTACACGCAGGAAAGGTAGAGGGCATAATGATCGGTTTAGCAATCACATTGTCACTTCTGGGAATGCTATTGTTCGGAGGTCAGTAA
- the mtrC gene encoding tetrahydromethanopterin S-methyltransferase subunit C, with protein sequence MSAGGSGAAAEAIPQNKIIAFGVLGGLIGIYGAYFLVGMVGQYMSFIGALGAICGMIWGAAAVRRVASYGLGTGVPSIGMLALGTGVIAATFGLAVGGVAGPVIALIVAAIIGLMIGVLANKILSMGIPIMEVSMTEIATAGTITIIGLAIAMTGTFEFDTVLTQVISTGYIAVIFIAGGLAILHPFNACLGPDETQDRTLMLGLEKGAIAMIVAGIVATVNEGASGALTILIGLAIWYVGFSGYYDRVKRDAYAVVGTGLLPSKEELE encoded by the coding sequence ATGTCAGCAGGTGGAAGTGGAGCAGCCGCAGAGGCAATTCCACAGAACAAAATTATCGCCTTCGGAGTATTAGGCGGACTTATAGGAATATACGGAGCATACTTCCTTGTAGGTATGGTCGGCCAGTATATGTCCTTCATCGGTGCCCTTGGCGCAATATGCGGAATGATATGGGGCGCAGCAGCAGTTAGAAGAGTAGCAAGTTACGGTCTTGGTACGGGAGTACCTTCAATTGGTATGCTTGCGCTGGGTACTGGAGTTATCGCAGCAACATTCGGCCTTGCAGTAGGCGGTGTTGCAGGACCAGTAATCGCATTGATCGTAGCAGCAATCATTGGTCTTATGATCGGTGTACTCGCAAACAAGATACTTAGCATGGGCATTCCTATCATGGAAGTATCCATGACAGAGATCGCAACAGCAGGTACAATAACCATTATCGGACTTGCAATCGCAATGACAGGAACTTTTGAATTTGATACTGTACTTACCCAGGTAATCTCTACCGGATACATTGCAGTGATTTTCATAGCAGGTGGTCTTGCAATCCTTCACCCATTCAACGCATGTCTTGGTCCGGATGAGACACAGGACAGAACACTTATGCTTGGACTTGAAAAGGGTGCAATTGCAATGATAGTTGCAGGAATTGTAGCAACCGTCAACGAAGGTGCATCAGGCGCACTTACAATTCTCATTGGACTTGCAATATGGTATGTAGGTTTCAGCGGATATTACGACCGTGTAAAGAGAGACGCATATGCTGTTGTCGGAACAGGTCTGTTGCCTTCTAAGGAGGAATTGGAATGA
- a CDS encoding S-methyl-5-thioribose-1-phosphate isomerase: protein MRTIDWNDDSNSIVMIDQTLLPMEYKVIECKTLASLCEAIKSLRVRGAPALGAAGAYGVALAATLSSASDMEALIKDLNVAAKTIIATRPTAVNLAWGVERTIGAISDAYDLNGIRDVVLAEAKNIADEDVETNKKLGKHGAKLLEDGDTVMTHCNAGKMACVDWGTALGVIRSAVEAGKDIKVIACETRPLNQGGRITTWELMQDNIDVTLISDSMSGHVMSKGMVDKVIVGADRITGDAVFNKIGTYTHSVLAREHEVPFFVAAPISTFDPNNWEDTVTIEERNADELRFFKSVQIAPADVKVYNPAFDVTPMENVTAVITEKGVFYPPFLLDELLA, encoded by the coding sequence ATGAGAACCATAGACTGGAATGATGACTCTAATTCAATTGTAATGATAGACCAGACGCTCCTTCCAATGGAGTACAAGGTAATTGAATGCAAAACGCTTGCTTCCCTTTGTGAAGCAATCAAGTCACTGCGTGTAAGAGGCGCTCCTGCACTTGGGGCTGCCGGCGCCTATGGTGTTGCACTTGCCGCAACCCTGAGTAGTGCAAGTGATATGGAAGCACTCATAAAAGATCTGAATGTGGCTGCAAAAACTATCATAGCAACAAGACCCACAGCAGTTAATCTTGCATGGGGCGTTGAAAGAACCATAGGTGCTATTTCAGATGCATACGACCTTAACGGCATCAGGGATGTAGTGCTGGCAGAAGCTAAGAACATTGCAGATGAAGACGTTGAAACTAACAAGAAACTCGGCAAGCATGGAGCAAAACTGCTGGAAGACGGTGACACTGTCATGACACACTGCAATGCCGGAAAGATGGCATGTGTTGACTGGGGAACCGCACTTGGAGTTATCCGCTCTGCAGTTGAAGCAGGTAAAGATATCAAGGTTATTGCCTGTGAGACAAGACCGCTTAACCAGGGTGGCAGAATCACAACATGGGAACTCATGCAGGACAATATTGATGTAACACTCATTTCAGATTCAATGTCAGGACATGTAATGAGCAAAGGAATGGTTGACAAAGTAATTGTCGGCGCAGACAGGATAACAGGCGATGCAGTGTTCAACAAGATAGGAACCTACACACATTCAGTCCTTGCAAGGGAACATGAGGTACCCTTTTTCGTTGCGGCACCAATATCAACCTTTGATCCGAACAATTGGGAAGATACTGTTACCATAGAGGAGAGAAATGCGGATGAACTCCGCTTCTTTAAGAGTGTACAGATAGCACCTGCAGATGTAAAGGTTTATAACCCTGCATTTGATGTCACACCGATGGAGAACGTTACCGCAGTGATTACCGAGAAAGGAGTGTTTTACCCGCCATTTTTGCTGGATGAACTTCTGGCATGA
- the mtrG gene encoding tetrahydromethanopterin S-methyltransferase subunit G, producing the protein MTEDRSDRVPSVVTDPEDFQAVLDKLNKIDEKIEFVNSEVAQRIGKKVGRDIGILYGAVAGIIMFLLYALFLAPMLGI; encoded by the coding sequence ATGACCGAAGATAGAAGCGACAGAGTACCAAGTGTGGTCACTGACCCTGAAGACTTCCAGGCAGTACTTGATAAGCTCAACAAGATTGATGAGAAGATTGAGTTCGTAAACAGTGAAGTTGCACAGCGCATTGGTAAGAAAGTTGGAAGAGACATAGGAATACTTTATGGAGCTGTTGCCGGAATAATCATGTTCCTGCTTTATGCACTGTTCCTTGCACCTATGCTCGGTATTTAA
- a CDS encoding signal recognition particle protein Srp19, protein MKDRGKLVIWPAYIDKTKSRKDGRIVSRKTSVESPTIKEINKAAAKLGMNPEVEADKAYPRSWWEDKGRVLIDNTAPKTHHCRRICSAIKEMRS, encoded by the coding sequence ATGAAAGACAGGGGTAAACTGGTCATCTGGCCTGCGTACATTGATAAGACTAAATCCAGAAAGGATGGTCGTATTGTTTCCAGAAAGACCTCTGTAGAATCCCCTACAATTAAAGAGATCAACAAGGCTGCAGCAAAGCTTGGAATGAATCCTGAAGTTGAGGCAGACAAAGCCTATCCTCGTAGCTGGTGGGAAGATAAAGGCAGAGTTCTTATTGATAACACTGCGCCAAAGACGCATCACTGTAGAAGGATATGCTCAGCTATCAAGGAAATGCGTTCCTGA
- the mtrE gene encoding tetrahydromethanopterin S-methyltransferase subunit E: MEPLTGMGVLALMGAAATIAGASEDLESDVGSQSNPNSQVQLAPQMMYPHRIHSKAVSGEPPSNALICAVGGTTASVLISTGASAALALVIGAIVAAAIHGTYSTTAYMGRSASQKRFKQPVYLDVIRSHLPVIMGYAFITTFCILVVSYLMATVLAHPFPLPLLAFIWGITVGAIGSSTGDVHYGAERQFQNVEYGSGLNAANSGNIVRKAESGLRNGIDNSWFCAKFGGPVTGLAFGMTVFLSGWITTVFDATKGYAIGWVSVLAGIIIVLILILWNRNMEVAARAAYGPYKEDEAEAEVAA; encoded by the coding sequence ATGGAACCGCTCACAGGCATGGGCGTACTGGCACTTATGGGAGCCGCTGCAACTATTGCAGGAGCCTCTGAAGACCTTGAATCAGATGTAGGGTCACAGAGTAACCCAAACTCTCAAGTGCAGTTAGCGCCCCAGATGATGTATCCGCACAGGATACATAGTAAAGCTGTTTCTGGTGAACCGCCATCAAATGCACTTATATGTGCCGTCGGAGGTACAACCGCATCCGTACTGATCAGCACTGGTGCATCCGCTGCCTTAGCACTTGTTATTGGAGCAATTGTAGCTGCAGCAATACACGGCACTTATTCAACTACTGCATACATGGGCAGATCAGCAAGTCAGAAACGTTTCAAACAACCAGTTTATCTTGATGTGATTAGAAGTCACTTGCCGGTTATCATGGGATATGCATTTATCACAACATTCTGTATTTTAGTGGTATCCTATCTTATGGCAACCGTTCTGGCACACCCATTCCCACTGCCACTTCTGGCATTCATTTGGGGAATTACAGTTGGTGCAATTGGATCATCAACAGGTGATGTACACTACGGTGCAGAAAGACAGTTCCAGAATGTCGAATATGGATCAGGCCTTAACGCTGCAAACTCCGGTAATATCGTGAGAAAAGCAGAATCCGGTCTTAGAAATGGTATCGACAATTCATGGTTCTGTGCAAAATTCGGTGGACCTGTTACAGGTCTTGCTTTTGGTATGACCGTATTCCTCAGTGGCTGGATCACAACTGTGTTCGACGCTACAAAAGGATATGCTATTGGCTGGGTTTCAGTCCTCGCTGGAATAATTATTGTACTTATTTTGATATTATGGAACAGAAACATGGAAGTTGCTGCCCGCGCTGCATATGGACCATACAAAGAAGATGAGGCAGAAGCAGAGGTGGCTGCATGA
- a CDS encoding universal stress protein, which produces MKLLIPTDGSIYSSNAAKVAAKIALKHDYRLVILHVVPDKGFSRKTWQKKGADSAISTITDILIEAGCDENRIDTIIEDGSAPEKIVEIARKERVDRIVIGTQGKNGLKKIIGSVTEKVLQISDALVLVVPPNYK; this is translated from the coding sequence ATGAAACTACTCATCCCAACCGACGGCTCAATATATTCATCAAATGCCGCAAAAGTGGCTGCAAAGATAGCCCTGAAACATGATTACAGGCTTGTTATCCTCCATGTGGTCCCAGACAAAGGTTTTTCCAGAAAAACATGGCAAAAGAAAGGAGCAGACAGTGCCATTTCCACCATTACAGACATCCTTATAGAGGCGGGATGTGATGAAAACAGGATTGACACTATAATAGAGGACGGCAGTGCTCCTGAAAAAATAGTTGAAATTGCCAGAAAAGAGAGAGTAGACCGCATAGTCATTGGTACACAGGGAAAGAACGGACTCAAAAAGATAATAGGGTCCGTTACTGAAAAAGTACTTCAGATATCTGATGCACTCGTACTTGTGGTACCGCCCAACTACAAATAA
- a CDS encoding sugar phosphate isomerase/epimerase family protein, with protein MILGASSFAGSFSDIASELQSVELYMPKLGVYKDSVLQKDILESLLDELSTADLKTSIHAPYFADVPTYPKDVVVDVASMGEREFRLIRESIELASRLGSQVIVLHPGRFECEDDRESCFNKMVSNLKTLASDAEDSGVVLGLENKEGTSTGNLCCDATELVRAVKAVNSDNLGATFDIGHANLTCGGDTDKLRQFAKTMASHVVHVHVHDNDGVWTGEYDGDQHLAPGAGTIDYTVLKELEDETYNGIFNMEVFSMDDVRTGKATLKKALNV; from the coding sequence ATGATTCTTGGTGCCTCATCATTTGCAGGAAGTTTTTCCGATATCGCTTCTGAATTACAATCCGTTGAACTTTACATGCCTAAACTTGGCGTGTACAAAGATTCTGTGTTACAGAAAGATATTCTGGAATCATTACTTGATGAACTGTCTACAGCTGATCTGAAAACTTCAATTCATGCTCCTTATTTTGCAGATGTCCCAACTTATCCTAAAGATGTGGTGGTTGATGTGGCATCAATGGGTGAAAGGGAATTCCGTTTGATACGGGAATCCATTGAACTGGCATCCCGGCTGGGTTCACAGGTAATTGTATTGCATCCTGGCAGATTTGAATGTGAGGATGACCGCGAGTCATGTTTTAACAAGATGGTCTCTAATCTGAAAACACTGGCATCAGATGCGGAAGATTCCGGAGTGGTTCTCGGTCTTGAAAATAAAGAAGGCACTTCAACAGGCAATCTGTGCTGTGATGCCACAGAACTTGTGCGTGCAGTTAAGGCTGTAAATTCCGACAATCTCGGTGCTACTTTTGATATAGGTCATGCAAACCTTACCTGTGGTGGTGACACCGACAAGCTCAGGCAGTTTGCAAAAACCATGGCTTCACATGTGGTCCATGTTCATGTGCATGATAATGATGGGGTCTGGACTGGTGAGTATGATGGTGACCAGCACCTTGCTCCCGGAGCAGGTACTATAGATTATACTGTTCTGAAGGAATTGGAGGATGAAACTTATAATGGGATATTTAACATGGAGGTTTTCTCCATGGATGATGTACGCACTGGAAAAGCAACTCTGAAAAAAGCCCTGAATGTTTAA
- a CDS encoding tetrahydromethanopterin S-methyltransferase subunit B codes for MSMVHAAPEAHLVLDPLTSLLAEEREDIIQYSMDPIMEQLDELDKIADDLINSLAPSKPLLNTFEGRENTSYSAGFYGNTFYGVVVGLAVAGIMLLVMSALKMVI; via the coding sequence ATGAGTATGGTACACGCAGCCCCTGAGGCACACCTTGTACTGGACCCACTAACCTCACTTCTTGCAGAAGAAAGGGAAGATATAATCCAGTATTCAATGGACCCTATAATGGAACAGCTCGATGAACTTGACAAAATAGCCGATGACCTCATCAACTCGCTGGCACCAAGCAAACCACTCCTCAATACATTTGAAGGACGTGAAAATACTTCATACAGCGCAGGTTTCTATGGCAACACATTCTACGGTGTAGTAGTAGGTCTTGCTGTTGCAGGAATTATGCTTCTGGTCATGAGCGCATTAAAGATGGTGATCTAA
- the mtrD gene encoding tetrahydromethanopterin S-methyltransferase subunit D gives MIDVAGILMTNIVYVIAITLGGALISWSVHFVPVGGAPAAMAQATGIGTGTVQLAAGAGLTGLVTAGSMMQVTNDIGLIIQPGIVDEVLKAALVIASGAAGAMIMMAVTMIVGTWVYVYGVGCPPASAKVKYDPITKDRQDLYVSQGTEGHGLPTVSFVSGVIGGALGGIGGSVVYYALMSVENGLPLPDLVGIASVFAVGIFFVNAVIPSYNIGGTIEGFHDPKFKRFPKAVLASLIATFFCALFGVLAIGGL, from the coding sequence ATGATTGATGTAGCAGGAATTTTAATGACAAATATTGTCTATGTGATAGCTATCACATTAGGTGGAGCACTCATTTCGTGGAGTGTTCACTTTGTACCAGTAGGTGGTGCTCCGGCAGCTATGGCACAGGCAACAGGTATCGGCACAGGTACCGTACAGCTCGCAGCTGGTGCAGGTCTTACTGGCCTTGTAACAGCAGGTTCTATGATGCAGGTTACTAACGATATAGGACTTATTATTCAACCTGGCATAGTTGATGAAGTGCTAAAGGCAGCACTTGTAATTGCATCTGGTGCAGCCGGTGCAATGATCATGATGGCTGTAACAATGATCGTAGGAACATGGGTTTACGTATATGGTGTCGGATGTCCTCCAGCATCAGCAAAGGTAAAGTACGACCCGATTACAAAGGACAGACAGGACCTCTACGTCTCACAGGGTACTGAAGGTCACGGACTTCCAACAGTATCATTTGTAAGTGGTGTCATCGGTGGTGCCCTTGGTGGTATCGGCGGTTCAGTCGTATACTATGCACTTATGAGCGTTGAGAACGGACTCCCACTCCCAGACCTTGTTGGTATTGCCAGTGTTTTCGCAGTAGGTATCTTCTTTGTGAACGCAGTAATTCCATCCTATAACATTGGAGGAACTATCGAAGGTTTCCACGACCCTAAGTTCAAGAGATTCCCAAAGGCAGTTCTTGCATCCCTTATAGCAACATTCTTCTGTGCACTTTTCGGTGTACTTGCAATAGGAGGTCTGTAA